In a genomic window of Agarivorans albus:
- a CDS encoding HPr family phosphocarrier protein — MKLTRQVVVKNKLGLHARPATKLVELAQQFDAELSIIDGEKTASAASVMGLLVLASAQGSTLTIVSEGADAEAALDAVQALVEANFNEE; from the coding sequence TTGAAGCTCACTAGACAAGTAGTAGTAAAAAACAAATTAGGTCTGCACGCACGTCCTGCCACCAAGTTGGTTGAGCTGGCACAGCAATTTGACGCTGAGCTGAGTATTATAGATGGTGAGAAAACGGCTTCTGCTGCCAGCGTTATGGGTTTACTGGTGCTAGCCAGCGCGCAAGGAAGTACGCTAACCATAGTATCTGAAGGTGCAGACGCAGAAGCCGCTCTAGATGCGGTTCAAGCCCTAGTAGAAGCTAACTTCAACGAAGAATAA
- a CDS encoding carbon-nitrogen hydrolase family protein, which translates to MKLISLQMTSNGVVEDNLKQAEGLLQQAKPKAGDLVLLPENFACYGGGDKAYMSIAEHLGKGPIQTWLSQQAKLYGIYLVAGSVPTKAEEQHRCYTTSLAFSPAGELLQHYHKLHLFDVDVADNVGSYRESDSFVAGEQLAWFDMGAIRVGMAICFDLRFPYLFQLLRQQGCDIVLLPAAFTALTGEAHWQALLQARAIENQLYLVAANQTGTHKNQRQTWGHSMIVDPWGRCLDLQPSGTGPARADFNPQLLQQVRDRMPVPLHGQLQLGWRE; encoded by the coding sequence ATGAAACTAATCTCCCTACAAATGACCTCAAACGGTGTGGTCGAAGACAATCTCAAGCAGGCTGAAGGTTTACTGCAACAGGCTAAGCCTAAGGCTGGTGACTTAGTGCTATTGCCCGAAAACTTTGCTTGTTATGGTGGTGGCGATAAGGCCTATATGTCTATCGCTGAGCATTTAGGCAAAGGGCCTATTCAAACTTGGCTTAGCCAACAAGCCAAGTTATATGGCATTTATTTGGTGGCTGGTAGCGTGCCTACAAAAGCTGAAGAACAGCACCGTTGTTACACCACCAGTTTAGCCTTCTCACCCGCTGGAGAGTTATTACAGCATTATCACAAACTCCACTTGTTTGATGTGGATGTGGCTGACAACGTGGGGAGTTACCGAGAATCAGACAGTTTTGTTGCTGGAGAGCAGCTCGCTTGGTTTGATATGGGCGCAATTCGAGTAGGAATGGCGATTTGTTTTGATTTACGTTTTCCTTACTTATTTCAGCTGCTGCGCCAACAGGGCTGTGATATTGTATTACTTCCTGCTGCATTTACTGCATTAACTGGGGAAGCCCACTGGCAAGCGTTACTGCAAGCCAGAGCCATAGAAAACCAACTCTATTTAGTGGCCGCCAATCAAACAGGAACACATAAAAATCAACGCCAAACTTGGGGGCACTCGATGATTGTTGACCCATGGGGGCGTTGTTTGGATCTACAGCCAAGCGGAACGGGGCCAGCAAGAGCCGATTTTAATCCGCAGCTATTACAGCAAGTTAGGGACCGGATGCCCGTGCCGTTGCATGGTCAATTACAACTAGGGTGGAGAGAATAA
- the yjgA gene encoding ribosome biogenesis factor YjgA has product MKNQQPYDDEDDWISKSEIKREADRLKKIGAELVALTNPQLATIEMSPTLREAIALAKRLKDKREAARRHMNYIGKVMRTEDEEAISAGLDKIRNKHIYQAQAQLALEKQRDLLVAEGDAAINQLLEQNPSLERQKLRQLVRQAKKEAEQEKPAKAHQDLAKYLKENA; this is encoded by the coding sequence ATGAAGAATCAGCAGCCCTATGATGATGAAGACGATTGGATCAGCAAGTCTGAAATCAAACGTGAAGCAGATCGGCTGAAAAAAATTGGTGCCGAGTTAGTTGCCCTTACCAACCCGCAGCTCGCCACTATTGAAATGAGCCCAACACTCCGCGAAGCCATTGCCTTAGCTAAACGCCTAAAAGACAAGCGGGAAGCGGCGCGTCGCCATATGAATTACATTGGCAAGGTAATGCGTACCGAAGATGAAGAAGCGATTAGTGCAGGCTTAGATAAAATTCGCAACAAGCACATTTATCAAGCTCAAGCGCAGTTAGCGTTGGAAAAACAGCGAGATTTGTTGGTTGCCGAAGGCGATGCTGCAATTAATCAGTTGCTTGAGCAAAACCCAAGTTTAGAACGCCAAAAACTACGCCAATTAGTGCGCCAAGCCAAAAAAGAAGCCGAGCAAGAAAAGCCAGCGAAGGCTCACCAAGATTTAGCTAAGTATTTAAAAGAAAACGCTTAA
- the mgtE gene encoding magnesium transporter, with translation MPEEMELNPNQHKRLQELNQALDSGMFVHVRRMLHQMPPCDVALLLESSPPAGRKVLWQLTDPEQHGEILEELNEDVMEGVLQLMAPETLAAATEGMDTDDIAYVLRSLPDSVYQEVLEQMDGQDRHRVEAALAYPEDTAGSIMNTDTITLRADVSIDVVLRYLRLRGELPEATDALYVVDEDDLLLGDIPLSTLLTVSPNVNVREVMDGNAETIHVSMDENDVAALFERHDWISAPVVDEQGKLLGRITIDDVVDIIRENAEHSMMGMAGMDDDEDTFAPVVKSTQRRTFWLAVNLCAALVAASISNMFESTLEQLATLAILMTIVPSMGGIAGNQTLALVIRGLAVGHIGEGNSRWLIGKEAAIGMLNGIIWATVIALVVTLWKGDWTLGVIIAGAMFINMSLAGLAGVTIPLLMKKFKIDPALAGGMALTTVTDVMGLFSFLGMATLVLA, from the coding sequence ATGCCAGAAGAGATGGAGTTAAACCCTAATCAGCACAAACGCTTACAGGAGCTAAATCAAGCCCTCGACAGTGGTATGTTCGTGCATGTTAGGCGCATGCTTCATCAAATGCCTCCCTGTGACGTAGCACTATTACTAGAATCTAGCCCACCAGCAGGGCGTAAAGTATTATGGCAACTTACCGACCCCGAGCAACATGGTGAAATTCTCGAAGAGCTAAACGAAGATGTAATGGAAGGGGTACTTCAGTTAATGGCACCAGAAACACTGGCCGCCGCAACTGAAGGCATGGACACCGACGACATCGCTTATGTACTAAGAAGTCTGCCCGACAGCGTGTACCAAGAAGTTCTTGAGCAAATGGATGGTCAAGACAGGCACCGTGTAGAAGCGGCCCTAGCTTACCCTGAAGATACTGCTGGCAGTATCATGAATACCGATACCATTACCTTGCGGGCCGACGTAAGTATTGATGTGGTATTGCGCTATTTACGTTTACGTGGCGAACTGCCAGAGGCTACCGACGCCCTGTACGTAGTTGACGAAGATGACCTACTACTGGGCGATATTCCTTTATCTACTCTGCTTACGGTAAGCCCCAACGTTAATGTTCGAGAAGTAATGGATGGAAACGCAGAAACCATCCATGTATCTATGGATGAAAACGACGTTGCAGCATTATTTGAACGCCATGACTGGATTTCGGCTCCAGTAGTTGATGAACAAGGTAAACTGCTAGGTCGGATCACCATTGATGATGTGGTCGATATTATTCGCGAAAATGCTGAACACAGCATGATGGGTATGGCGGGCATGGACGATGATGAAGATACCTTTGCCCCAGTGGTTAAAAGTACCCAACGCCGCACCTTTTGGTTAGCAGTAAACCTGTGCGCGGCCTTAGTGGCGGCCTCCATCAGCAATATGTTTGAATCTACCCTAGAGCAGTTAGCCACCTTGGCCATTTTAATGACGATTGTACCCAGCATGGGAGGAATCGCAGGCAATCAGACCCTTGCTTTGGTTATTCGTGGTTTAGCCGTGGGTCATATTGGTGAAGGTAACTCTCGCTGGTTAATAGGCAAAGAAGCTGCGATTGGCATGCTAAACGGGATTATCTGGGCAACTGTGATTGCCTTAGTAGTGACCCTATGGAAAGGTGATTGGACCTTAGGGGTTATTATTGCTGGTGCGATGTTTATTAACATGTCACTGGCCGGTTTAGCCGGCGTAACTATTCCGCTGTTAATGAAGAAGTTTAAAATTGACCCAGCACTAGCAGGCGGTATGGCATTAACCACCGTGACTGATGTAATGGGGCTATTTTCTTTCTTAGGGATGGCCACCTTAGTGCTGGCCTAA
- the pmbA gene encoding metalloprotease PmbA has protein sequence MSPEKQVSQELSQLKQAVEFALEQAKQLGADESEVSISKQTGICVATRDQQVETLEFNHDGALGIAVYSANCKGSASTSDLSPEAIKNAVKAAYDISQYTSKDSAAGIADKQLLASDIPDLELFHPHPLEPDYFIDVAKQCEDIALRNPQIKASDGANINSHYGVKVYGNSHGFLAGYPTSRHSISCMLIAGEKEMQRDYAYSVARDFADLDSIETIAAKAQQKTLGRLNSQKISTCEVPVVFDQDVASGLFGHLVGAISGGNLYRRSSFLLDSLGKQLFPSWLSIYEDPFIKKGLSSTPFDSEGVAPTAKHIIADGKLETYLLTSYSARKLGMQSTGHAGGIHNWKVKHSGISRAELLKQMGTGLLVTEMMGQGVNTVTGDYSRGAAGYWVENGEIAFPVHEITVASTLQEMFANIVAIADDFDKESAIQSGSVLISSMKVAGS, from the coding sequence ATGAGCCCTGAAAAACAAGTTAGCCAAGAGTTAAGTCAATTGAAGCAGGCGGTGGAATTCGCCTTAGAGCAAGCCAAACAGTTGGGTGCCGATGAGTCGGAAGTATCGATTTCAAAGCAAACCGGGATTTGTGTAGCAACCCGTGACCAACAGGTTGAGACTTTGGAGTTTAATCACGATGGCGCCTTAGGCATTGCCGTATACTCAGCTAATTGTAAGGGCAGTGCTTCAACCTCAGACTTAAGCCCAGAAGCGATTAAAAATGCAGTGAAAGCTGCCTATGATATTTCGCAATACACCTCTAAAGATTCTGCAGCTGGAATTGCCGACAAGCAACTTCTAGCTAGCGATATCCCTGATCTTGAGCTATTTCATCCTCATCCTTTAGAACCTGATTATTTTATTGATGTGGCTAAGCAGTGCGAAGATATCGCTTTGCGTAACCCACAAATTAAGGCGAGTGATGGCGCTAACATCAATAGCCATTATGGTGTGAAGGTATATGGTAATAGTCACGGCTTTTTAGCCGGTTATCCAACTAGTCGTCATAGCATTAGTTGCATGCTAATTGCTGGTGAAAAAGAGATGCAACGTGACTATGCCTACAGTGTGGCGCGTGATTTTGCAGATCTTGATAGTATTGAAACCATCGCAGCTAAAGCCCAGCAAAAAACCTTAGGGCGCTTAAATAGCCAAAAAATCTCTACCTGCGAAGTACCCGTGGTTTTTGACCAAGATGTAGCCAGTGGGCTATTTGGTCATTTAGTTGGGGCCATTAGTGGTGGCAACTTGTACCGTCGTTCGTCGTTCTTGTTAGATAGTTTAGGCAAGCAATTATTCCCTAGTTGGTTGTCGATTTATGAAGACCCATTTATTAAAAAAGGCTTGTCGAGTACGCCATTTGATAGTGAAGGCGTAGCACCAACTGCGAAACACATTATTGCTGACGGTAAATTAGAAACTTACTTACTAACCAGTTATTCGGCGCGTAAGTTGGGAATGCAAAGCACCGGCCATGCTGGTGGTATTCATAACTGGAAGGTTAAGCACAGTGGTATAAGTCGCGCAGAGTTACTTAAGCAAATGGGCACCGGCTTGCTAGTTACAGAAATGATGGGCCAAGGGGTAAATACAGTAACCGGTGATTATTCACGTGGCGCAGCAGGTTACTGGGTCGAAAACGGCGAGATTGCTTTCCCCGTGCATGAAATTACAGTGGCCAGCACTCTGCAAGAGATGTTTGCCAATATTGTGGCGATCGCTGATGACTTTGATAAAGAAAGCGCAATTCAGTCGGGCTCGGTGCTGATTTCATCGATGAAAGTAGCAGGTAGCTAA
- the tldD gene encoding metalloprotease TldD: MSFEKVSQSLLVPGGIGEQELSMALTEVAKHQIDYADLFFQHSRHESWVLEDGIVKEGSYNIEQGVGVRAISGEQTGFAYSDVINNNALLQTCQAARGISSKGVNAKIKPFSKVSAEQFYQADNPLVSLSNQQKIALLERADKYARSLDPAVTQVIVSLSGVYEEILVAASDGTLAADIRPLIRFNCSVLVERNQRRERGSAGGGGRRNYSYFLEDVNGRERAMGFVDEAVRQALVNLEAVDAPAGLMPVVLGAGWPGVLLHEAVGHGLEGDFNRKGSSAFSGCMGEQVASSLCTIVDDGTLGQRRGSVNIDDEGTPGQYNVLIENGVLKGYMQDKHNAQLMNTRSTGNGRRESYAHLPLPRMTNTYMLPGESEPEELIASVKKGIFAPNFGGGQVDITSGKFVFSASEAYLIEDGKITTPIKGATLIGCGPEAMQQVSMVGNDLALDQGVGVCGKEGQSVPVGVGQPSVKLDELTVGGTA; this comes from the coding sequence ATGTCGTTTGAAAAAGTCAGTCAGTCATTACTGGTGCCGGGAGGCATTGGCGAACAAGAGCTAAGTATGGCGCTGACCGAAGTGGCAAAACACCAAATTGATTATGCTGATCTGTTCTTCCAACATAGCCGCCACGAATCGTGGGTGTTGGAAGACGGTATTGTAAAGGAAGGAAGCTATAACATTGAGCAAGGTGTAGGAGTTCGCGCAATAAGTGGCGAGCAAACCGGTTTTGCCTATTCCGATGTGATTAATAACAACGCGTTATTACAAACTTGCCAAGCAGCACGAGGCATCAGCTCAAAAGGTGTAAACGCCAAGATTAAACCTTTTAGTAAGGTTTCTGCCGAACAGTTTTATCAAGCAGATAACCCTTTAGTGAGTCTGTCTAACCAGCAAAAGATTGCCTTATTGGAGCGAGCAGACAAATATGCGCGCAGCTTAGATCCTGCGGTTACTCAAGTAATTGTTAGCTTGAGCGGTGTTTATGAAGAGATATTGGTTGCTGCTAGTGATGGTACCTTAGCGGCCGATATTCGCCCTTTAATTCGCTTTAATTGTAGTGTGTTGGTAGAACGTAATCAGCGCAGAGAACGAGGCTCTGCTGGTGGCGGTGGACGTCGAAATTACAGTTACTTTTTAGAAGATGTTAATGGGCGTGAGCGGGCCATGGGCTTTGTTGATGAAGCTGTGCGCCAAGCCTTGGTAAACTTAGAGGCTGTAGATGCTCCAGCTGGTTTAATGCCTGTGGTATTAGGTGCTGGGTGGCCTGGTGTGTTATTGCACGAAGCTGTCGGTCATGGCCTAGAAGGCGATTTTAACCGTAAGGGCTCTTCGGCTTTTAGTGGTTGTATGGGTGAGCAAGTGGCCTCAAGCCTATGTACTATTGTTGACGACGGTACCTTAGGGCAGCGCAGAGGCTCTGTAAATATTGATGATGAAGGCACGCCAGGACAATACAATGTATTGATCGAAAATGGTGTACTGAAAGGCTATATGCAAGACAAGCATAATGCTCAGTTAATGAATACACGCTCTACTGGAAATGGTCGTCGTGAATCTTACGCGCATTTACCTTTACCTCGTATGACTAATACTTATATGTTACCTGGCGAAAGTGAACCTGAAGAATTGATTGCCTCGGTGAAAAAAGGGATCTTTGCGCCTAATTTTGGTGGCGGACAGGTGGACATTACTTCGGGTAAGTTTGTATTTTCCGCTTCAGAAGCTTATTTAATCGAAGATGGAAAGATCACTACGCCAATTAAAGGTGCAACACTGATTGGTTGTGGTCCAGAAGCAATGCAACAGGTGTCTATGGTAGGCAATGACCTCGCTCTTGACCAAGGGGTTGGGGTATGTGGCAAGGAAGGCCAAAGTGTACCTGTTGGAGTTGGTCAACCCAGTGTTAAACTCGATGAGTTAACGGTTGGCGGTACGGCGTAA